A window of the Euwallacea fornicatus isolate EFF26 chromosome 15, ASM4011564v1, whole genome shotgun sequence genome harbors these coding sequences:
- the LOC136343576 gene encoding uncharacterized protein isoform X4 — translation MEKLGTETAVKVSSYETSRTRRSLVEGTNEDSNDGNEFASSGFYVREKTNEKKVESPGPTVCNEDHSKENGISVDTDHSSSPLENGENSTESTRETVEDPQTDDPIISLEITHNGACVVNETPDGEALQGSEAVNIKKRGENKHSTESNPGEETKQADVCIDQANDISENLPASNVEDYKENEENGSVDAKLSVEEADKVHENAETEEEEDKDASIQMEINANGNVEECENTQEKSDEENPEIIDSDEGENVEVKQRGEGDLQSEEKSQEEAEKSDRKLTEETLQIENKSIGKDECKPTGTSVEIKKTKAGFVKNRNNKSDVKNTVTDLTGDDPPAKSKTSDKIDNCVQKEQLLEAGATYQDTDADEDFDPSLFCPDISMDVDEAAVVANEEHDLDSGSSSSLLYEPIFSTLVDEMTGAEVEVNLTPLEMELRQKMYGPDNPVQASKVHCTACNVHLGSSLIGANNRFVHPLLKVLICKNCYHFYTSGEFEKDEDGSELYCRWCGQGGEVLCCSSCEFVFCKRCIKNNFGLKKFKEIRNSDDWNCFRCDPGQLSSLRASCAEFMEYYRTELARAHTLAGTNPDLMTTDYTKCCSTPVVKKEESNTSVVQKVRRKRKEEDPDYSPITLGEPPAKKLSTGEQGYTTVPAATAIRALAPKPISTPLRPINPSGFRPQGAQGAVFKVGNTTFRNQAPGNAGYTIQGTKSGTSEIITIPSSSGKSTTPGYIKLIPQSRMTLTRLQGPNSTGPAGSSGNIRPGITPVRPANPPGVMPAMKHEWFEKTVRAAARVNSNLSYTLTQLNRQQSQAGSVEALAVVHNKLQEVLSTSINSLIQIRKNLRTEFIAGIKNIKFPLKPAAPPKPTGAVTVKDDDDVIFVNPTTVASNNVKKISLPQLIIPPTVTLTRKVVPSTSSSSITINKINKTPAASIPTSSPPVKGRGFLKVRSLTALQSVPTECIVIPDDPPAVKTSPKSLLKIQKAERVAEPIARRKSGEKSTKSQVEQPKKLFNVLMVYDVKKQPSPEIQQMMNAVVMVTRSPQIENMLESEEKEANCTVEID, via the exons AAAATGGAATATCAGTTGATACAGACCATTCTTCGAGCCCTTTAGAAAACGGAGAAAATTCGACAGAATCGACCCGCGAAACTGTAGAAGATCCACAAACAGACGATCCCATCATCTCTTTAGAAATCACTCATAACGGAGCTTGTGTAGTTAATGAAACACCTGATGGAGAAGCCCTACAAGGCTCAGAAGCTGTAAATATCAAAAAGCGGGgagaaaataaacattctaCTGAAAGTAACCCTGGGGAGGAGACAAAGCAGGCTGATGTCTGCATTGACCAGGCAAATGACATATCTGAAAATTTACCTGCTTCTAACGTTGAAGACTATAAGGAGAATGAGGAAAATGGAAGTGTAGATGCGAAGTTAAGCGTTGAAGAAGCAGATAAGGTTCATGAAAATGCCGAAACGGAGGAAGAAGAAGATAAAGATGCTTCCatacaaatggaaataaatgcaaatggAAATGTGGAGGAATGTGAAAATACTCAGGAAAAAAGTGATGAGGAAAATCCGGAAATTATTGATAGTGATGAAGGTGAAAATGTTGAAGTAAAACAAAGAGGCGAAGGAGATCTGCAAAGCGAAGAAAAATCCCAGGAAGAAGCTGAAAAGTCAGACAGGAAGCTCACGGAAGAAACTTTACAAATAGAAAATAAGTCAATTGGAAAAGATGAATGTAAACCGACAGGAACATCagtagaaattaaaaagacTAAAGCAGGCTTTGtcaaaaacagaaataataaatctGATGTTAAAAATACGGTTACAGATTTAACTGGAGATGACCCGCCTGCGAAGTCTAAGACATCAGATAAGATTGATAACTGTGTTCAGAAAGAGCAGTTGCTGGAAGCTG gagCTACTTATCAAGACACAGATGCCGATGAGGATTTTGACCCATCTCTCTTCTGTCCTGATATATCCATGGATGTTGACGAAGCGGCGGTTGTGGCTAACGAAG AACACGACTTGGATAGTGGAAGTTCGAGTTCTTTGCTCTACGAACccatattttcaactttggtgGATGAAATGACTGGGGCAGAAG ttgaAGTGAATCTAACTCCTCTGGAAATGGAATTGAGGCAGAAAATGTATGGTCCAG ACAATCCAGTTCAAGCTTCAAAAGTCCACTGCACGGCTTGTAACGTGCATTTAGGCAGTTCTTTAATTGGAGCTAATAATCGATTTGTTCATCCGTTGTTGAAAGTGTTGATTTGCAAGAAttgttatcatttttataCGAGCGGGGAGTTCGAGAAAGATGAAGACGGGAGCGAGCTCTATTGCAG ATGGTGCGGACAAGGAGGAGAGGTCCTCTGTTGTTCTTCATGTGAATTTGTCTTCTGCAAG cGGTGTATCAAAAACAACTTCGGTTTGAAAAAGTTCAAAGAGATAAGAAACAGCGACGATTGGAACTGCTTTCGTTGCGATCCAGGACAACTGTCCAGCCTGAGAGCTTCGTGTGCAGAATTCATGGAGTATTATCGCACTGAATTGGC GAGAGCGCACACTTTAGCCGGTACGAATCCAGATCTAATGACTACGGATTACACGAAATGTTGCAGTACTCCGGTTGTGAAAAAGGAAGAGTCCAATACTTCGGTGGTTCAGAAAGTACGAAGAAAACGGAAAGAAGAAGACCCGGATTATTCACCGATTACCCTAGGAGAGCCACCTGCTAAG AAACTTTCAACCGGGGAACAAGGTTATACTACAGTACCAGCTGCAACAGCAATTCGTGCTTTAGCTCCGAAACCAATTTCAACTCCCTTACGACCCATTAATCCCTCTGGATTCAGGCCTCAG ggCGCCCAAGGAGCGGTGTTTAAGGTGGGCAATACAACTTTCAGAAACCAAGCGCCTGGTAATGCAGGTTATACCATCCAAG GAACAAAATCTGGCACCTCGGAAATAATTACCATCCCATCTTCATCAG GAAAAAGTACAACTCCGGgctatattaaattaattccccAATCACGCATGACCCTGACACGGTTGCAGGGACCTAATAGTACAGGGCCTG caggtAGTAGTGGTAATATTCGGCCAGGTATTACCCCTGTTCGACCAGCAAATCCGCCCGGAGTGATGCCCGCAATGAAGCACGAATGGTTCGAAAAGACTGTTCGGGCTGCAGCGAGAGTCAATTCGAATCTGTCTTACACGCTTACTCAATTGAATAG ACAGCAGTCCCAAGCCGGCAGTGTGGAGGCATTGGCCGTCGTCCACAATAAGTTACAAGAAGTCCTGAGCACCTCCATCAATTCCCTGATTCAAATCAGGAAGAATCTTCGCACCGAATTTATTGCGG gtatcaaaaatattaagtttccTCTTAAGCCTGCGGCCCCGCCAAAGCCTACCGGGGCTGTAACTGTAAAAGACGATGACGATGTGATTTTTGTCAATCCAACTACAGTAGCCAGTAACAATGTAAAGAAAATCTCCCTGCCACAG CTCATAATACCGCCCACTGTGACCCTCACAAGGAAGGTTGTTCCATCCACCTCCTCTAGTAGCATCactattaataaaatcaataaaacccCCGCGGCAAGCATCCCTACGAGTAGCCCTCCAGTGAAAGGAAGGGGATTCTTGAAG GTCAGATCATTGACAGCCCTTCAGAGCGTGCCTACTGAGTGTATTGTAATTCCCGATGATCCCCCAGCTGTTAAAACTTCACCTAAATCTTTACTCAAGATCCAAAAAG CGGAACGGGTTGCCGAACCGATAGCTAGGAGGAAATCTGGGGAAAAATCAACGAAATCTCAAGTGGAACAGccgaaaaagttgtttaatgttttaatggtATACGATGTGAAGAAACAGCCATCTCCCGAAATTCAGCAAATGATGAACGCAGTAGTGATGGTGACAAGGTCGCCTCAAATTGAAAACATGCTTGAATCCGAAGAAAAAGAGGCCAATTGTACTGTTGAAATAGATTAA
- the LOC136343576 gene encoding uncharacterized protein isoform X3: MEKLGTETVKVSSYETSRTRRSLVEGTNEDSNDGNEFASSGFYVREKTNEKKVESPGPTVCNEDHSKENGISVDTDHSSSPLENGENSTESTRETVEDPQTDDPIISLEITHNGACVVNETPDGEALQGSEAVNIKKRGENKHSTESNPGEETKQADVCIDQANDISENLPASNVEDYKENEENGSVDAKLSVEEADKVHENAETEEEEDKDASIQMEINANGNVEECENTQEKSDEENPEIIDSDEGENVEVKQRGEGDLQSEEKSQEEAEKSDRKLTEETLQIENKSIGKDECKPTGTSVEIKKTKAGFVKNRNNKSDVKNTVTDLTGDDPPAKSKTSDKIDNCVQKEQLLEAGATYQDTDADEDFDPSLFCPDISMDVDEAAVVANEAITEHDLDSGSSSSLLYEPIFSTLVDEMTGAEVEVNLTPLEMELRQKMYGPDNPVQASKVHCTACNVHLGSSLIGANNRFVHPLLKVLICKNCYHFYTSGEFEKDEDGSELYCRWCGQGGEVLCCSSCEFVFCKRCIKNNFGLKKFKEIRNSDDWNCFRCDPGQLSSLRASCAEFMEYYRTELARAHTLAGTNPDLMTTDYTKCCSTPVVKKEESNTSVVQKVRRKRKEEDPDYSPITLGEPPAKKLSTGEQGYTTVPAATAIRALAPKPISTPLRPINPSGFRPQGAQGAVFKVGNTTFRNQAPGNAGYTIQGTKSGTSEIITIPSSSGKSTTPGYIKLIPQSRMTLTRLQGPNSTGPAGSSGNIRPGITPVRPANPPGVMPAMKHEWFEKTVRAAARVNSNLSYTLTQLNRQQSQAGSVEALAVVHNKLQEVLSTSINSLIQIRKNLRTEFIAGIKNIKFPLKPAAPPKPTGAVTVKDDDDVIFVNPTTVASNNVKKISLPQLIIPPTVTLTRKVVPSTSSSSITINKINKTPAASIPTSSPPVKGRGFLKVRSLTALQSVPTECIVIPDDPPAVKTSPKSLLKIQKAERVAEPIARRKSGEKSTKSQVEQPKKLFNVLMVYDVKKQPSPEIQQMMNAVVMVTRSPQIENMLESEEKEANCTVEID; the protein is encoded by the exons AAAATGGAATATCAGTTGATACAGACCATTCTTCGAGCCCTTTAGAAAACGGAGAAAATTCGACAGAATCGACCCGCGAAACTGTAGAAGATCCACAAACAGACGATCCCATCATCTCTTTAGAAATCACTCATAACGGAGCTTGTGTAGTTAATGAAACACCTGATGGAGAAGCCCTACAAGGCTCAGAAGCTGTAAATATCAAAAAGCGGGgagaaaataaacattctaCTGAAAGTAACCCTGGGGAGGAGACAAAGCAGGCTGATGTCTGCATTGACCAGGCAAATGACATATCTGAAAATTTACCTGCTTCTAACGTTGAAGACTATAAGGAGAATGAGGAAAATGGAAGTGTAGATGCGAAGTTAAGCGTTGAAGAAGCAGATAAGGTTCATGAAAATGCCGAAACGGAGGAAGAAGAAGATAAAGATGCTTCCatacaaatggaaataaatgcaaatggAAATGTGGAGGAATGTGAAAATACTCAGGAAAAAAGTGATGAGGAAAATCCGGAAATTATTGATAGTGATGAAGGTGAAAATGTTGAAGTAAAACAAAGAGGCGAAGGAGATCTGCAAAGCGAAGAAAAATCCCAGGAAGAAGCTGAAAAGTCAGACAGGAAGCTCACGGAAGAAACTTTACAAATAGAAAATAAGTCAATTGGAAAAGATGAATGTAAACCGACAGGAACATCagtagaaattaaaaagacTAAAGCAGGCTTTGtcaaaaacagaaataataaatctGATGTTAAAAATACGGTTACAGATTTAACTGGAGATGACCCGCCTGCGAAGTCTAAGACATCAGATAAGATTGATAACTGTGTTCAGAAAGAGCAGTTGCTGGAAGCTG gagCTACTTATCAAGACACAGATGCCGATGAGGATTTTGACCCATCTCTCTTCTGTCCTGATATATCCATGGATGTTGACGAAGCGGCGGTTGTGGCTAACGAAG CTATAACAGAACACGACTTGGATAGTGGAAGTTCGAGTTCTTTGCTCTACGAACccatattttcaactttggtgGATGAAATGACTGGGGCAGAAG ttgaAGTGAATCTAACTCCTCTGGAAATGGAATTGAGGCAGAAAATGTATGGTCCAG ACAATCCAGTTCAAGCTTCAAAAGTCCACTGCACGGCTTGTAACGTGCATTTAGGCAGTTCTTTAATTGGAGCTAATAATCGATTTGTTCATCCGTTGTTGAAAGTGTTGATTTGCAAGAAttgttatcatttttataCGAGCGGGGAGTTCGAGAAAGATGAAGACGGGAGCGAGCTCTATTGCAG ATGGTGCGGACAAGGAGGAGAGGTCCTCTGTTGTTCTTCATGTGAATTTGTCTTCTGCAAG cGGTGTATCAAAAACAACTTCGGTTTGAAAAAGTTCAAAGAGATAAGAAACAGCGACGATTGGAACTGCTTTCGTTGCGATCCAGGACAACTGTCCAGCCTGAGAGCTTCGTGTGCAGAATTCATGGAGTATTATCGCACTGAATTGGC GAGAGCGCACACTTTAGCCGGTACGAATCCAGATCTAATGACTACGGATTACACGAAATGTTGCAGTACTCCGGTTGTGAAAAAGGAAGAGTCCAATACTTCGGTGGTTCAGAAAGTACGAAGAAAACGGAAAGAAGAAGACCCGGATTATTCACCGATTACCCTAGGAGAGCCACCTGCTAAG AAACTTTCAACCGGGGAACAAGGTTATACTACAGTACCAGCTGCAACAGCAATTCGTGCTTTAGCTCCGAAACCAATTTCAACTCCCTTACGACCCATTAATCCCTCTGGATTCAGGCCTCAG ggCGCCCAAGGAGCGGTGTTTAAGGTGGGCAATACAACTTTCAGAAACCAAGCGCCTGGTAATGCAGGTTATACCATCCAAG GAACAAAATCTGGCACCTCGGAAATAATTACCATCCCATCTTCATCAG GAAAAAGTACAACTCCGGgctatattaaattaattccccAATCACGCATGACCCTGACACGGTTGCAGGGACCTAATAGTACAGGGCCTG caggtAGTAGTGGTAATATTCGGCCAGGTATTACCCCTGTTCGACCAGCAAATCCGCCCGGAGTGATGCCCGCAATGAAGCACGAATGGTTCGAAAAGACTGTTCGGGCTGCAGCGAGAGTCAATTCGAATCTGTCTTACACGCTTACTCAATTGAATAG ACAGCAGTCCCAAGCCGGCAGTGTGGAGGCATTGGCCGTCGTCCACAATAAGTTACAAGAAGTCCTGAGCACCTCCATCAATTCCCTGATTCAAATCAGGAAGAATCTTCGCACCGAATTTATTGCGG gtatcaaaaatattaagtttccTCTTAAGCCTGCGGCCCCGCCAAAGCCTACCGGGGCTGTAACTGTAAAAGACGATGACGATGTGATTTTTGTCAATCCAACTACAGTAGCCAGTAACAATGTAAAGAAAATCTCCCTGCCACAG CTCATAATACCGCCCACTGTGACCCTCACAAGGAAGGTTGTTCCATCCACCTCCTCTAGTAGCATCactattaataaaatcaataaaacccCCGCGGCAAGCATCCCTACGAGTAGCCCTCCAGTGAAAGGAAGGGGATTCTTGAAG GTCAGATCATTGACAGCCCTTCAGAGCGTGCCTACTGAGTGTATTGTAATTCCCGATGATCCCCCAGCTGTTAAAACTTCACCTAAATCTTTACTCAAGATCCAAAAAG CGGAACGGGTTGCCGAACCGATAGCTAGGAGGAAATCTGGGGAAAAATCAACGAAATCTCAAGTGGAACAGccgaaaaagttgtttaatgttttaatggtATACGATGTGAAGAAACAGCCATCTCCCGAAATTCAGCAAATGATGAACGCAGTAGTGATGGTGACAAGGTCGCCTCAAATTGAAAACATGCTTGAATCCGAAGAAAAAGAGGCCAATTGTACTGTTGAAATAGATTAA
- the LOC136343576 gene encoding uncharacterized protein isoform X2 → MEKLGTETAVKVSSYETSRTRRSLVEGTNEDSNDGNEFASSGFYVREKTNEKKVESPGPTVCNEDHSKENGISVDTDHSSSPLENGENSTESTRETVEDPQTDDPIISLEITHNGACVVNETPDGEALQGSEAVNIKKRGENKHSTESNPGEETKQADVCIDQANDISENLPASNVEDYKENEENGSVDAKLSVEEADKVHENAETEEEEDKDASIQMEINANGNVEECENTQEKSDEENPEIIDSDEGENVEVKQRGEGDLQSEEKSQEEAEKSDRKLTEETLQIENKSIGKDECKPTGTSVEIKKTKAGFVKNRNNKSDVKNTVTDLTGDDPPAKSKTSDKIDNCVQKEQLLEAGATYQDTDADEDFDPSLFCPDISMDVDEAAVVANEAITEHDLDSGSSSSLLYEPIFSTLVDEMTGAEVEVNLTPLEMELRQKMYGPDNPVQASKVHCTACNVHLGSSLIGANNRFVHPLLKVLICKNCYHFYTSGEFEKDEDGSELYCRWCGQGGEVLCCSSCEFVFCKRCIKNNFGLKKFKEIRNSDDWNCFRCDPGQLSSLRASCAEFMEYYRTELARAHTLAGTNPDLMTTDYTKCCSTPVVKKEESNTSVVQKVRRKRKEEDPDYSPITLGEPPAKKLSTGEQGYTTVPAATAIRALAPKPISTPLRPINPSGFRPQGAQGAVFKVGNTTFRNQAPGNAGYTIQGTKSGTSEIITIPSSSGKSTTPGYIKLIPQSRMTLTRLQGPNSTGPGSSGNIRPGITPVRPANPPGVMPAMKHEWFEKTVRAAARVNSNLSYTLTQLNRQQSQAGSVEALAVVHNKLQEVLSTSINSLIQIRKNLRTEFIAGIKNIKFPLKPAAPPKPTGAVTVKDDDDVIFVNPTTVASNNVKKISLPQLIIPPTVTLTRKVVPSTSSSSITINKINKTPAASIPTSSPPVKGRGFLKVRSLTALQSVPTECIVIPDDPPAVKTSPKSLLKIQKAERVAEPIARRKSGEKSTKSQVEQPKKLFNVLMVYDVKKQPSPEIQQMMNAVVMVTRSPQIENMLESEEKEANCTVEID, encoded by the exons AAAATGGAATATCAGTTGATACAGACCATTCTTCGAGCCCTTTAGAAAACGGAGAAAATTCGACAGAATCGACCCGCGAAACTGTAGAAGATCCACAAACAGACGATCCCATCATCTCTTTAGAAATCACTCATAACGGAGCTTGTGTAGTTAATGAAACACCTGATGGAGAAGCCCTACAAGGCTCAGAAGCTGTAAATATCAAAAAGCGGGgagaaaataaacattctaCTGAAAGTAACCCTGGGGAGGAGACAAAGCAGGCTGATGTCTGCATTGACCAGGCAAATGACATATCTGAAAATTTACCTGCTTCTAACGTTGAAGACTATAAGGAGAATGAGGAAAATGGAAGTGTAGATGCGAAGTTAAGCGTTGAAGAAGCAGATAAGGTTCATGAAAATGCCGAAACGGAGGAAGAAGAAGATAAAGATGCTTCCatacaaatggaaataaatgcaaatggAAATGTGGAGGAATGTGAAAATACTCAGGAAAAAAGTGATGAGGAAAATCCGGAAATTATTGATAGTGATGAAGGTGAAAATGTTGAAGTAAAACAAAGAGGCGAAGGAGATCTGCAAAGCGAAGAAAAATCCCAGGAAGAAGCTGAAAAGTCAGACAGGAAGCTCACGGAAGAAACTTTACAAATAGAAAATAAGTCAATTGGAAAAGATGAATGTAAACCGACAGGAACATCagtagaaattaaaaagacTAAAGCAGGCTTTGtcaaaaacagaaataataaatctGATGTTAAAAATACGGTTACAGATTTAACTGGAGATGACCCGCCTGCGAAGTCTAAGACATCAGATAAGATTGATAACTGTGTTCAGAAAGAGCAGTTGCTGGAAGCTG gagCTACTTATCAAGACACAGATGCCGATGAGGATTTTGACCCATCTCTCTTCTGTCCTGATATATCCATGGATGTTGACGAAGCGGCGGTTGTGGCTAACGAAG CTATAACAGAACACGACTTGGATAGTGGAAGTTCGAGTTCTTTGCTCTACGAACccatattttcaactttggtgGATGAAATGACTGGGGCAGAAG ttgaAGTGAATCTAACTCCTCTGGAAATGGAATTGAGGCAGAAAATGTATGGTCCAG ACAATCCAGTTCAAGCTTCAAAAGTCCACTGCACGGCTTGTAACGTGCATTTAGGCAGTTCTTTAATTGGAGCTAATAATCGATTTGTTCATCCGTTGTTGAAAGTGTTGATTTGCAAGAAttgttatcatttttataCGAGCGGGGAGTTCGAGAAAGATGAAGACGGGAGCGAGCTCTATTGCAG ATGGTGCGGACAAGGAGGAGAGGTCCTCTGTTGTTCTTCATGTGAATTTGTCTTCTGCAAG cGGTGTATCAAAAACAACTTCGGTTTGAAAAAGTTCAAAGAGATAAGAAACAGCGACGATTGGAACTGCTTTCGTTGCGATCCAGGACAACTGTCCAGCCTGAGAGCTTCGTGTGCAGAATTCATGGAGTATTATCGCACTGAATTGGC GAGAGCGCACACTTTAGCCGGTACGAATCCAGATCTAATGACTACGGATTACACGAAATGTTGCAGTACTCCGGTTGTGAAAAAGGAAGAGTCCAATACTTCGGTGGTTCAGAAAGTACGAAGAAAACGGAAAGAAGAAGACCCGGATTATTCACCGATTACCCTAGGAGAGCCACCTGCTAAG AAACTTTCAACCGGGGAACAAGGTTATACTACAGTACCAGCTGCAACAGCAATTCGTGCTTTAGCTCCGAAACCAATTTCAACTCCCTTACGACCCATTAATCCCTCTGGATTCAGGCCTCAG ggCGCCCAAGGAGCGGTGTTTAAGGTGGGCAATACAACTTTCAGAAACCAAGCGCCTGGTAATGCAGGTTATACCATCCAAG GAACAAAATCTGGCACCTCGGAAATAATTACCATCCCATCTTCATCAG GAAAAAGTACAACTCCGGgctatattaaattaattccccAATCACGCATGACCCTGACACGGTTGCAGGGACCTAATAGTACAGGGCCTG gtAGTAGTGGTAATATTCGGCCAGGTATTACCCCTGTTCGACCAGCAAATCCGCCCGGAGTGATGCCCGCAATGAAGCACGAATGGTTCGAAAAGACTGTTCGGGCTGCAGCGAGAGTCAATTCGAATCTGTCTTACACGCTTACTCAATTGAATAG ACAGCAGTCCCAAGCCGGCAGTGTGGAGGCATTGGCCGTCGTCCACAATAAGTTACAAGAAGTCCTGAGCACCTCCATCAATTCCCTGATTCAAATCAGGAAGAATCTTCGCACCGAATTTATTGCGG gtatcaaaaatattaagtttccTCTTAAGCCTGCGGCCCCGCCAAAGCCTACCGGGGCTGTAACTGTAAAAGACGATGACGATGTGATTTTTGTCAATCCAACTACAGTAGCCAGTAACAATGTAAAGAAAATCTCCCTGCCACAG CTCATAATACCGCCCACTGTGACCCTCACAAGGAAGGTTGTTCCATCCACCTCCTCTAGTAGCATCactattaataaaatcaataaaacccCCGCGGCAAGCATCCCTACGAGTAGCCCTCCAGTGAAAGGAAGGGGATTCTTGAAG GTCAGATCATTGACAGCCCTTCAGAGCGTGCCTACTGAGTGTATTGTAATTCCCGATGATCCCCCAGCTGTTAAAACTTCACCTAAATCTTTACTCAAGATCCAAAAAG CGGAACGGGTTGCCGAACCGATAGCTAGGAGGAAATCTGGGGAAAAATCAACGAAATCTCAAGTGGAACAGccgaaaaagttgtttaatgttttaatggtATACGATGTGAAGAAACAGCCATCTCCCGAAATTCAGCAAATGATGAACGCAGTAGTGATGGTGACAAGGTCGCCTCAAATTGAAAACATGCTTGAATCCGAAGAAAAAGAGGCCAATTGTACTGTTGAAATAGATTAA